One genomic window of Candidatus Kuenenia stuttgartiensis includes the following:
- a CDS encoding helicase-related protein — translation MPKIFDNIENHLVQGLNNTLEVSYRGDFCVGYFNLRGWKQVAVHIDNLKGDEGNCCRLLIGMQKPPLEIIREYFCKAEHAIIDNQTASTIRKKLAQEFKDQLTIGIPTDEDEIGLRRLSQQIKDKKVLVKLFLRHTLHAKLYLLFRDDKISPIIGYLGSSNLTLAGLLHQGELNVDVLEQDAALKLTKWFEDRWNDRWCIDISGELAEIIDNSWAADRLVSPFHIYLKIAYHLSREARAGLTEFKIPKILQEKLHSFQQKAVSIAAHYLNKRDGVLIGDVVGFGKTLTATALAKIFEEDFFLETLIICPKNLTNMWEDYAHTYQLRAKVLPITQVQSVLPKLRRYRLIIIDESHNLRNREGKRYRAIQEYIQINESKVIMISATPYNKTYLDLSNQLRLFIQEDKDLGISPEKFIESIGGRVQFMAKYQYSATTLPAFEKSSYADDWRELMRLYMVRRPRSFIKQNYAETDPVNGRKYLLFSDGSRSYFPDRVPKKVEYDFNHNDPKDQYAKLYSDTVVDTINSLNLPRYGLGNYLDKKTTLKPTKEETVIQDNLSHAGRRLMGFCRTNLFKRLESSGYSFLVSLSRHILRNYIYVYALENNLLLPIGAQEANMLDEFLDDVDFDNAGTNEGTMKILLDEEGYYAQAKKIYTLYETNYHNRFDWIRSGFFENTLKNILINDSKEILKILKIGKDWNPADDRRLNALYDLCANKYPKGKLLIFTQFSDTAYYLHDELKKRNVHQIECVTGDSEDPTTFAYRFSPVSNNKKEIANARDEIRVLITTDVLSEGQNLQDGHIIVNYDLPWAIIRLIQRAGRVDRIGQKSDKILCYSFLPEDGIEKIIKLRGRLGKRIKENAEVVGSDEVFFDGDPVRIHDFYNEKQGILDEEDDTEVDLASYAYQIWKNATDADPTLKKTIPDLPHVIYATKSLKHEDEKIDDGVVVYTRTADDNDVLIWVDRKGEIITQSQLVILRAAECNPDTTPLFKLDNHHKLVEKGIEHIIQVESTIGGQLGKKSSARYRTYMRLNRHYEEYKGTLFVNDAMKRAIDDIYKFPLKEFARETLNRQLKAGISDEDLANLVVSLRDEDKLCNTKEEEKTYKEPQIICSLGLIKKQP, via the coding sequence TTGCCAAAAATATTTGATAACATCGAAAACCATTTAGTTCAGGGATTAAACAATACCCTGGAGGTGTCTTACAGGGGCGACTTTTGTGTTGGTTATTTCAATTTAAGAGGGTGGAAACAGGTTGCAGTTCATATAGACAATTTAAAAGGGGATGAGGGGAATTGTTGCAGGTTGCTCATAGGGATGCAAAAACCTCCGCTTGAAATCATACGGGAGTATTTCTGTAAAGCTGAACATGCTATTATTGACAATCAGACGGCATCCACCATAAGGAAGAAATTAGCGCAGGAATTTAAAGATCAATTAACCATTGGCATTCCCACAGATGAAGACGAGATTGGTTTAAGAAGGTTATCTCAACAGATAAAAGACAAAAAGGTACTTGTTAAACTTTTTCTAAGACACACATTACACGCCAAATTATACCTATTATTCAGAGACGACAAAATAAGTCCCATTATCGGTTACCTGGGCAGCAGCAATTTAACCCTTGCCGGACTGCTTCATCAGGGTGAATTAAATGTTGACGTTTTGGAACAAGATGCAGCATTAAAGCTGACAAAATGGTTTGAAGACAGATGGAATGACAGATGGTGCATAGATATATCCGGAGAATTAGCAGAGATAATTGATAATAGCTGGGCTGCTGACAGATTGGTTTCGCCTTTTCACATCTATCTAAAAATTGCCTACCACTTATCCCGTGAGGCGCGTGCGGGGTTAACAGAATTTAAAATCCCAAAGATACTTCAAGAGAAATTACATAGCTTCCAGCAAAAGGCTGTTTCAATCGCCGCGCATTACCTGAACAAAAGAGACGGCGTTTTAATTGGCGATGTTGTTGGGTTTGGGAAAACCCTTACAGCAACGGCTTTGGCAAAGATATTCGAAGAAGACTTTTTCCTCGAAACGCTTATAATCTGCCCGAAAAACCTGACAAACATGTGGGAGGATTACGCGCATACATACCAATTACGGGCAAAGGTCTTGCCCATTACACAAGTCCAGTCTGTTCTGCCAAAACTAAGAAGATACCGATTAATCATCATTGACGAGAGCCATAATTTAAGAAACAGGGAAGGCAAACGATACAGGGCTATTCAGGAATACATCCAGATTAACGAGAGCAAAGTCATTATGATTTCTGCTACACCGTATAATAAAACGTACCTTGATTTATCCAATCAACTTCGCCTTTTTATTCAGGAAGATAAAGATTTAGGTATCAGCCCCGAAAAGTTTATCGAAAGTATAGGCGGCAGGGTTCAATTTATGGCTAAATATCAGTACTCTGCAACAACATTACCCGCATTCGAAAAAAGCTCCTACGCTGATGATTGGCGGGAACTGATGCGGTTATATATGGTAAGAAGGCCAAGAAGTTTTATTAAACAGAATTATGCGGAAACAGACCCTGTCAACGGCAGGAAATATCTCCTGTTTTCAGACGGCAGTCGTTCCTATTTCCCCGACAGGGTACCGAAAAAGGTTGAATACGATTTTAACCACAACGACCCGAAAGACCAATATGCAAAATTATATTCTGACACAGTTGTAGATACCATTAACAGTCTAAATCTTCCGAGATACGGACTGGGTAATTATCTTGATAAAAAGACCACCCTTAAACCAACAAAAGAAGAAACAGTTATACAGGATAATCTATCTCATGCAGGCAGGCGGCTCATGGGCTTTTGCAGGACAAATCTCTTTAAAAGGTTAGAAAGCAGTGGTTATTCTTTTCTGGTATCATTAAGCCGCCATATTCTGCGTAATTATATTTATGTTTATGCATTAGAGAACAACCTGCTGCTCCCAATAGGCGCTCAGGAAGCAAATATGCTTGATGAATTTCTGGATGATGTTGACTTCGATAATGCAGGCACAAACGAAGGCACAATGAAGATTTTACTTGATGAAGAGGGTTACTATGCACAGGCTAAGAAGATTTATACATTATATGAAACCAACTATCATAACCGTTTTGACTGGATCAGAAGCGGTTTCTTTGAAAATACATTGAAAAATATATTAATCAATGACAGTAAAGAAATTCTAAAAATATTAAAGATAGGCAAGGACTGGAACCCCGCTGATGACAGGCGATTAAACGCATTATATGATCTTTGCGCAAATAAATATCCGAAAGGAAAACTTTTGATATTCACACAATTCTCAGATACCGCATATTACTTACATGATGAATTGAAAAAGAGAAACGTACATCAAATAGAATGTGTTACGGGCGATAGTGAAGACCCTACAACGTTTGCATATAGATTTAGCCCGGTAAGCAATAACAAAAAAGAAATCGCAAATGCCCGCGATGAGATAAGGGTTTTAATAACAACCGATGTCTTAAGTGAAGGTCAAAACCTGCAGGACGGACATATCATCGTCAATTATGATCTGCCCTGGGCTATAATCCGGCTTATTCAAAGGGCAGGAAGGGTAGACCGAATCGGGCAGAAGTCAGACAAAATACTCTGCTATTCATTTTTACCTGAGGATGGTATAGAAAAAATTATAAAATTAAGAGGCAGGCTTGGAAAGAGAATAAAGGAAAACGCTGAGGTGGTTGGTTCTGATGAGGTATTTTTTGACGGTGACCCGGTTAGAATTCACGACTTTTATAACGAAAAACAGGGCATACTCGATGAAGAAGACGATACAGAAGTTGATTTGGCGTCCTATGCTTATCAGATATGGAAAAATGCCACCGATGCCGACCCAACCTTGAAAAAAACAATCCCTGATTTGCCTCATGTAATCTATGCCACGAAATCACTGAAACACGAAGATGAGAAAATAGATGACGGGGTTGTTGTTTACACAAGAACGGCAGATGACAATGATGTTTTAATATGGGTAGACAGAAAGGGTGAAATTATTACACAATCGCAACTTGTTATTCTAAGGGCGGCAGAATGCAATCCTGATACAACGCCATTATTTAAATTGGATAATCATCACAAGCTGGTGGAAAAAGGAATAGAGCATATCATACAAGTTGAGAGCACCATTGGCGGCCAGTTAGGCAAAAAATCAAGCGCCCGATATAGAACATATATGCGATTGAACCGCCATTATGAGGAATACAAAGGTACCCTGTTTGTAAATGATGCAATGAAAAGGGCTATAGACGATATATATAAATTCCCGCTGAAAGAATTCGCACGGGAAACATTAAACAGGCAGTTAAAGGCGGGCATATCTGATGAAGACCTGGCAAACCTGGTCGTATCACTGAGAGATGAAGATAAATTATGTAATACAAAAGAAGAGGAAAAAACATACAAAGAACCTCAAATTATTTGTTCTTTAGGGCTAATTAAAAAACAACCCTAA
- a CDS encoding helix-hairpin-helix domain-containing protein, whose product MNGLIKLLIKSLSLTVVLVFVGISLSHAAELQKLTNAKLINNPANDGDSFFVEADGKPLHIRLYFVDCPETSAGSKSDAQRVREQMRYFGLPGVERTIHFGNEAKIFAESILAKPFTIHTAFASALGRSAKGRIYGFITTSDGDDFASLLVKKGFARTYGIGRETPDGVSRAEMIERLRDLEISAILKRVGIWSVCDPDQIAELRSKQRSEDQELKELQGQVKKALSPQSLLDLNTASKEELQSIKGIGPVLAERIIAGRPYRAVDDLLKVKGISTKTLEKIRPYVAAGKE is encoded by the coding sequence ATGAACGGACTGATTAAATTGCTCATCAAATCCCTATCCCTTACAGTAGTGTTGGTGTTTGTAGGAATTTCCCTATCACATGCTGCTGAGTTGCAGAAACTCACTAATGCCAAATTGATAAATAACCCGGCAAATGATGGCGATAGCTTCTTTGTGGAAGCTGATGGAAAACCTCTCCATATCAGGCTTTATTTTGTTGACTGTCCTGAAACTTCAGCCGGCTCTAAAAGCGATGCGCAGCGAGTAAGGGAACAAATGCGCTATTTCGGATTGCCTGGCGTAGAACGCACTATTCATTTTGGCAATGAAGCAAAAATTTTTGCAGAAAGTATCCTTGCGAAACCTTTTACTATTCATACAGCCTTTGCAAGTGCCTTGGGAAGGTCAGCCAAAGGCCGCATATATGGGTTCATCACTACATCCGATGGAGATGATTTTGCGAGTCTACTCGTTAAAAAGGGTTTTGCCCGCACTTATGGTATAGGCAGAGAAACACCCGATGGAGTATCACGTGCTGAAATGATTGAAAGACTTCGGGATCTTGAGATTTCGGCCATTTTGAAACGTGTTGGTATTTGGTCGGTTTGTGACCCGGATCAGATTGCTGAACTTCGTTCAAAGCAACGTAGTGAAGATCAGGAATTAAAGGAATTACAAGGCCAGGTTAAAAAAGCACTCTCCCCCCAAAGCTTGCTTGACCTAAACACTGCCAGTAAAGAAGAGCTTCAATCTATCAAAGGAATCGGTCCTGTTCTTGCAGAAAGAATTATAGCCGGTCGCCCCTATAGAGCCGTAGATGATTTGCTAAAAGTGAAAGGAATTAGCACTAAAACACTTGAAAAGATTCGTCCTTATGTTGCGGCAGGTAAAGAGTAG
- a CDS encoding VWA domain-containing protein translates to MSYIPKDNSEKKKPYRTKKKKKFIYITIALIFIAILIILLRRDAPPILEISPISLNFGDKQTEMEFTIKNTAKAEGFFRPDVKNLNFEIENKKTPHWLTIKPVTGAIKETPGKISVKIDRNLMSYGSSMDELRIFTNAGDAKVRILVQKSEERLTLISPAASTSLSVGDNRSIEWTATSGVSESVNIFLYSKEEKIGTIADNYNFRKDDTSKGSFLWKVDDFIREGDDYAIRVEDAGNPALFDEVRPIKILQPVRNIKILNQTTDHQIPNTIQFIFSLRDQSNHAILFDPNKVVRKNIRIWENGTEIDYLESHALLYTQDDFQLQVMIVLDYSASMYEKNGDITRMALSAKDLIESLNDTHQVGVVEFHRPDEPPAILQDFTTYKNAAIEAVSQFSSGKIYRDFSSCWDAVLKGLKQFPEKPDPDIFKTLVFLSDGFDNSSFNTPGNVISLAKERDVHIYILGIGRGSEEEVLKNIALETGGTYVHAENIAVFRERFKQTIKDIKGQYKIKYITPKKPEDGKFIVKNEITYGGITGTPLLHDEVEPSSIFGRTIEGIIRFSTPSVIKYNQAEIFIWCEHVPRYINEFRFWIGLEKPYNVILTSSYDGGLCQNWILSKDPDGWYRLSSPDKTDPRYNLEFGDFGTLCKIVVADINEKGFAIPFKLDNSIYDMGQVFHEEGKRSQSKDFSTIISVGNAVEWIP, encoded by the coding sequence ATGTCATATATACCGAAAGATAATAGCGAAAAGAAAAAACCATATAGGACAAAGAAGAAAAAAAAATTTATTTACATTACCATTGCTTTAATATTTATTGCAATACTGATTATTTTGTTGCGCAGAGATGCACCGCCAATACTTGAAATCTCTCCAATCAGTTTGAATTTTGGAGACAAACAAACAGAGATGGAATTTACTATTAAAAATACGGCAAAGGCTGAAGGTTTTTTTCGTCCGGACGTTAAAAATCTAAATTTTGAAATCGAGAACAAAAAAACCCCCCATTGGCTTACCATTAAACCTGTAACCGGCGCTATAAAGGAAACCCCGGGAAAAATTAGCGTAAAGATAGATAGAAACTTGATGTCCTATGGTAGTTCTATGGATGAATTAAGGATTTTCACAAATGCAGGGGATGCTAAAGTTCGAATACTAGTGCAAAAAAGTGAAGAAAGATTAACCCTTATATCTCCGGCAGCAAGCACTTCATTATCCGTAGGTGATAACAGGTCAATAGAATGGACGGCAACTTCAGGCGTAAGCGAAAGTGTAAACATTTTTCTCTATTCAAAAGAAGAAAAAATTGGAACCATTGCGGACAATTATAATTTCAGGAAAGATGATACTTCCAAAGGATCATTTCTCTGGAAAGTTGATGATTTTATCCGGGAGGGGGATGATTATGCAATTCGGGTAGAAGATGCCGGAAATCCGGCATTATTTGATGAAGTCCGTCCCATAAAGATCCTACAGCCTGTTCGGAATATAAAGATATTAAATCAAACAACAGACCATCAGATTCCCAACACGATACAATTTATATTCTCATTAAGAGACCAGAGCAATCACGCTATTTTATTTGACCCTAATAAAGTTGTCCGGAAAAACATAAGGATTTGGGAAAACGGAACGGAGATTGATTATCTGGAGAGCCATGCACTTCTTTACACACAAGACGATTTTCAATTACAGGTTATGATAGTTCTGGACTATTCAGCATCAATGTATGAAAAGAACGGGGATATTACCCGGATGGCACTAAGCGCTAAAGATTTAATAGAAAGTCTTAATGATACACATCAGGTAGGTGTGGTTGAGTTCCATAGACCCGATGAACCTCCTGCAATTCTACAAGATTTTACGACGTATAAGAATGCCGCCATAGAAGCCGTTAGCCAGTTTAGTTCCGGCAAGATTTACCGGGATTTTTCGAGTTGCTGGGATGCGGTGCTAAAAGGATTAAAACAATTCCCGGAAAAACCAGACCCAGATATTTTTAAAACCCTCGTATTCTTATCTGACGGATTTGACAATAGCAGTTTTAATACTCCCGGTAATGTTATATCCCTGGCAAAAGAGAGGGACGTTCACATCTATATACTGGGAATAGGGAGAGGCAGCGAAGAGGAGGTGTTAAAAAATATCGCACTGGAAACCGGAGGTACTTATGTTCATGCTGAAAATATAGCCGTATTCCGAGAAAGATTTAAACAAACAATCAAAGATATAAAAGGTCAATATAAAATAAAATATATTACTCCCAAAAAACCGGAGGATGGAAAATTTATTGTAAAAAACGAAATTACTTACGGTGGCATTACCGGCACACCTTTATTGCATGACGAAGTAGAACCTTCTTCTATCTTTGGGAGGACTATAGAAGGAATCATACGCTTTTCCACACCTTCTGTTATTAAATATAATCAGGCAGAAATATTTATATGGTGCGAACATGTACCAAGGTATATCAATGAATTTCGCTTTTGGATAGGGCTGGAGAAGCCTTATAACGTGATACTTACATCATCTTATGATGGTGGACTCTGCCAAAATTGGATATTAAGCAAAGATCCTGATGGCTGGTACCGTCTATCATCCCCGGACAAAACAGACCCCCGCTATAACCTTGAATTTGGAGACTTCGGAACTCTTTGTAAGATAGTGGTTGCCGATATTAATGAGAAAGGATTTGCCATTCCTTTTAAATTGGATAATTCAATCTATGATATGGGGCAAGTATTTCATGAGGAGGGGAAAAGATCTCAGTCAAAAGATTTTTCTACCATCATTTCCGTTGGAAATGCCGTTGAATGGATACCATAA
- a CDS encoding alanine/glycine:cation symporter family protein: MGKCLETFNGYVWGLPLMALLVGTGLYLTFRLLFVQLRGFTHGIKVLQGNYDDVRDPGEITHFQALATALSATIGTGNIVGVAAAILMGGPGAVFWMWITALVGMATKFTSCSLAVHFRRIDENGEAHGGPMHFIEIGMGAKFKWLAVLFAFFAIMASFGSGNMFQINNVVVSLNELIRGSSEPNLLFNIIVGFIIAILVGLVIIGGIKSVGRVASKIVPFMCIFYVIGGIIILGIHYSAVPSGLYTIFYYAFHAPESIAGGILGSVIRSGVSRGLFSNEAGLGSAAIAHGAARTKEPIREGLVAMLGPFIDTICICSMTALVIIVTGAHEVCHVKGELTGMAFSMGIGNNIGAKFVAASIIFFAFSTLISWSYYGDRAADYLFGKKAVHLYRISYLGFILLGATVKIDPIINFCDSMNGLMAAPNLIALTVLSPVVASLAKDYFRRMKSPKERVVSLGLDAPAN, translated from the coding sequence ATGGGAAAATGCCTTGAGACGTTTAACGGTTATGTATGGGGCTTACCTCTTATGGCGCTCCTAGTGGGGACAGGACTGTATTTAACGTTTCGGTTATTGTTTGTTCAGCTCAGGGGGTTCACTCACGGAATAAAAGTGCTTCAGGGTAACTATGATGATGTGCGGGATCCGGGGGAAATTACCCACTTTCAGGCGCTTGCCACAGCCCTTTCCGCGACCATTGGCACCGGGAACATTGTCGGAGTAGCTGCAGCAATATTGATGGGAGGGCCTGGCGCCGTATTCTGGATGTGGATTACCGCACTTGTCGGCATGGCGACAAAGTTTACCTCCTGTTCGCTTGCCGTGCATTTCAGGCGTATTGATGAAAACGGAGAGGCGCATGGGGGACCCATGCATTTTATTGAGATTGGCATGGGAGCAAAATTCAAATGGCTTGCGGTGTTATTTGCCTTCTTTGCGATTATGGCAAGTTTTGGCAGCGGAAATATGTTTCAGATCAATAATGTTGTGGTAAGCCTGAACGAACTTATTCGTGGCAGCAGCGAGCCAAACCTATTGTTTAATATCATTGTGGGGTTTATTATTGCGATACTGGTGGGTCTTGTAATTATCGGCGGTATTAAAAGTGTGGGACGTGTGGCCTCAAAGATTGTTCCATTTATGTGTATCTTTTACGTTATCGGCGGGATTATTATTTTAGGCATACATTATTCAGCAGTTCCCTCCGGATTGTATACGATATTTTATTATGCCTTCCACGCCCCTGAGTCGATAGCGGGAGGTATACTTGGAAGTGTGATTCGCTCCGGAGTTTCCAGGGGGCTTTTTTCTAACGAAGCGGGACTTGGTTCCGCCGCGATTGCGCACGGGGCGGCAAGGACAAAGGAACCTATCCGGGAGGGGCTTGTCGCCATGCTTGGCCCGTTTATTGATACTATTTGTATTTGTTCCATGACGGCACTCGTTATCATTGTAACAGGCGCCCATGAGGTATGTCATGTAAAAGGTGAATTAACCGGCATGGCGTTTTCGATGGGCATTGGCAACAATATAGGCGCGAAGTTTGTCGCCGCAAGCATCATATTCTTTGCGTTTTCCACCCTGATTTCGTGGTCGTATTATGGCGACCGTGCAGCAGACTACCTTTTTGGAAAGAAGGCCGTTCATCTGTACCGCATAAGCTACCTTGGATTCATCCTCCTTGGCGCCACTGTGAAAATAGACCCCATTATCAATTTCTGTGATTCTATGAACGGCCTTATGGCAGCGCCAAATCTTATAGCGCTTACGGTGCTTTCCCCTGTAGTTGCTTCTCTTGCGAAGGATTATTTCAGACGGATGAAGTCCCCAAAAGAAAGGGTGGTGTCATTAGGATTAGATGCTCCGGCAAATTAG
- a CDS encoding protoglobin family protein produces MATAMAEAWMKTFPMEAKNKRSTGKSSRILDVPAFNNAWNIYRDTSMDIMKRFEYMSKCLDFNDKDTAAIKQSVEEFVAPNLEKILDHIYWEKLVNDPWLSRWFMDETGNISDEYVKVRRARQKIFILKIVECKWDEEFWNYVRWVGAVHVPIFGNEDLYIPMRLNLALWGYIHQYLFNLLAEAYKSEPEKLQKFTTAWTKLFWLIIDVYHIDYFAPWM; encoded by the coding sequence ATGGCAACAGCAATGGCAGAAGCGTGGATGAAGACTTTTCCAATGGAAGCAAAAAATAAAAGATCGACAGGCAAATCATCCCGTATCCTGGATGTGCCGGCATTTAATAATGCATGGAATATTTACAGGGATACGAGTATGGATATAATGAAGCGATTTGAATATATGTCGAAATGCCTGGATTTCAATGACAAGGATACTGCGGCGATTAAGCAATCGGTAGAGGAATTTGTTGCGCCAAATCTGGAGAAAATCCTTGATCATATCTATTGGGAAAAACTGGTTAATGACCCATGGTTGTCAAGATGGTTTATGGATGAAACAGGGAATATCTCTGATGAATACGTAAAGGTGCGAAGGGCAAGACAAAAAATATTTATCCTGAAAATCGTTGAATGCAAGTGGGATGAGGAATTCTGGAATTATGTGAGATGGGTTGGCGCAGTGCATGTTCCGATCTTTGGAAATGAGGATTTGTACATACCCATGAGACTAAACCTGGCACTCTGGGGGTACATTCATCAATACTTGTTTAACCTTTTGGCAGAGGCATATAAAAGTGAACCGGAAAAACTACAGAAATTTACTACCGCATGGACAAAGCTGTTTTGGTTGATAATTGATGTGTATCATATTGATTATTTCGCGCCATGGATGTAA
- the folK gene encoding 2-amino-4-hydroxy-6-hydroxymethyldihydropteridine diphosphokinase — MLETVYIALGANLGNRERNLRNAYEYMSASEDIHTLKISRFYETAPLGGPLQPMFLNAALELQTSLTPHQLLEKLQHIELRMGRIRKEKWGPRTIDIDILLFGDRIVEDDQLKIPHPLMHERIFVLEPLVEIAPDMVHPVLKKTILQIYQEFKTFNQ, encoded by the coding sequence GTGCTTGAAACGGTATATATTGCTTTAGGTGCGAATTTGGGCAATAGGGAGAGAAATTTAAGGAACGCTTATGAGTATATGAGTGCGTCTGAAGATATTCACACCTTAAAAATTTCGCGCTTTTATGAAACAGCCCCTCTTGGGGGACCTCTACAGCCGATGTTTTTAAATGCGGCTCTTGAATTGCAAACATCACTAACACCCCACCAATTGCTGGAAAAACTTCAGCATATAGAATTGCGTATGGGCAGGATACGTAAGGAAAAATGGGGACCTAGAACCATAGATATCGACATCTTGCTTTTTGGCGACAGAATTGTGGAAGATGATCAACTAAAAATTCCTCATCCCTTGATGCATGAAAGAATATTTGTGCTGGAACCTCTCGTTGAAATAGCGCCAGATATGGTACATCCCGTTTTAAAAAAAACAATACTTCAGATATATCAGGAGTTTAAAACTTTTAACCAATAA
- a CDS encoding LptF/LptG family permease, whose protein sequence is MFSRLDRYLLKAFFPTFFLCLLIISGTYVIIDLLQKLDDFLEMGINSFGVASRYYAYLFPVIITQFFPAITLVAVGIVLVRLSRNKEILAMQVAGISLYRILLPIFVVTVFMGFASFGDQEWIVPRFAEKLEAMQQNTFDSDVQRNLLVHDDENNALIRIWKYSNKTQKMDSVFILSRDENGKKRFTLNAKKAEWIGNNTWVLSKILKHVYDERGRWVAPVHRLDTLEFVSSVTPLELGKKKLDSSLLSLEQLNELCEKEPDNPKNKVLFHSRIAYTLTHIVLLFLGIPLVVGFERMSKNIFLRVSLCILACGVFYAVSFICSNLGNTGMVHPVLAAWMPIVLFGSVGIFFFDMMNA, encoded by the coding sequence ATGTTTTCAAGGCTGGACAGATACCTGTTAAAAGCGTTTTTCCCAACATTTTTTTTGTGTCTCCTCATTATTTCAGGCACATATGTTATTATTGACCTTCTTCAAAAGCTGGATGATTTTTTGGAGATGGGAATAAATTCATTTGGCGTTGCATCGCGTTATTATGCCTACCTCTTTCCGGTGATAATCACGCAATTTTTTCCTGCCATTACTTTAGTTGCGGTGGGCATTGTACTGGTCAGACTATCCAGAAACAAGGAAATACTGGCGATGCAGGTTGCGGGAATTTCACTATACCGAATATTGCTGCCCATATTTGTCGTGACGGTGTTTATGGGGTTTGCGTCGTTTGGCGATCAGGAATGGATTGTTCCCCGGTTTGCTGAAAAATTGGAGGCTATGCAGCAAAATACCTTTGATAGCGACGTTCAACGGAACCTGCTTGTGCATGATGATGAAAACAATGCATTAATCAGAATATGGAAATATAGTAATAAAACGCAAAAAATGGATTCTGTGTTTATCCTTTCGCGGGATGAAAATGGAAAGAAAAGATTCACCCTTAATGCAAAGAAAGCGGAATGGATTGGAAATAACACGTGGGTATTAAGCAAGATATTAAAACATGTTTATGACGAACGGGGGAGATGGGTGGCTCCGGTTCATCGGTTGGATACGCTTGAGTTCGTATCCTCCGTAACTCCATTAGAACTTGGAAAGAAAAAATTAGATTCCAGTTTGTTAAGCCTTGAACAGTTAAATGAATTATGCGAAAAGGAACCCGATAATCCGAAGAATAAGGTATTGTTTCATTCAAGAATTGCCTATACGCTTACGCATATTGTGTTGCTTTTTTTGGGAATACCTCTTGTTGTTGGGTTTGAAAGAATGAGTAAAAACATTTTTTTGCGCGTAAGTTTGTGTATCCTTGCCTGTGGGGTGTTTTATGCGGTGTCTTTTATTTGTTCCAATCTTGGCAATACGGGAATGGTTCACCCCGTATTGGCGGCATGGATGCCCATTGTACTTTTTGGGTCTGTGGGAATATTCTTTTTTGATATGATGAATGCTTAA
- a CDS encoding ComF family protein — translation MLNAINNYVQALLDVFYPRICLYCNRNINYHCEQYICGTCRKNIPFVNERHCIRCGSVLGQYSVASEVKGCAFCRSEHLYHDSLTAIAYYDGAIKALIHKYKYERQRFLYKAIGDFLRKNKKLGELMREIDIIVPVPLYWRKKLQRGFNQSELIAREIHRAFLTPFSVNNLIRIKNTTSQTRLSKSKRYSNVQKAFFIKNPAIMKGKRVLLVDDVLTTGLTMRECAKKLKKTGAKSIHLFVFAIAEYKN, via the coding sequence ATGCTTAATGCGATTAATAATTATGTACAGGCATTATTAGACGTATTCTATCCGCGGATTTGCCTCTATTGCAATAGGAATATAAATTACCATTGCGAGCAGTATATTTGCGGTACATGCAGGAAAAATATTCCATTTGTAAATGAGAGACATTGTATTCGGTGTGGGAGTGTTTTAGGGCAGTATTCCGTCGCGTCTGAGGTAAAAGGCTGTGCTTTTTGCCGGTCAGAGCATCTTTACCATGATTCATTAACGGCAATTGCATATTATGATGGTGCGATTAAAGCTTTAATACATAAATATAAATATGAAAGACAGCGTTTCTTATATAAGGCAATAGGGGACTTTCTGCGGAAAAACAAAAAACTTGGGGAACTTATGCGGGAAATAGATATTATTGTACCGGTACCCCTTTATTGGCGAAAGAAATTGCAGAGAGGCTTCAATCAATCAGAGCTTATAGCGCGTGAAATTCATCGGGCTTTTTTAACGCCTTTCTCCGTAAATAACCTTATCAGAATCAAAAACACTACTTCACAAACAAGATTATCTAAAAGCAAAAGATATTCAAATGTCCAAAAGGCGTTTTTTATTAAAAACCCGGCAATAATGAAGGGAAAAAGGGTATTATTGGTGGACGATGTTCTCACTACTGGCTTAACCATGCGTGAGTGCGCAAAAAAACTGAAAAAAACAGGGGCCAAATCCATACATTTGTTTGTTTTTGCAATTGCAGAGTATAAGAATTAG